In a single window of the Halobaculum lipolyticum genome:
- a CDS encoding DUF7576 family protein, which produces MTLSEFVGRPHPDGGATVAHAATHYRWTPGSNTLGRCPQCGAELELSERHVLVTLSREIGGDDRHHLCDEACVAAWLGGE; this is translated from the coding sequence ATGACGCTCAGCGAGTTCGTGGGACGGCCGCATCCGGACGGGGGAGCGACGGTGGCGCACGCGGCGACGCACTACCGGTGGACGCCCGGCAGCAACACCTTGGGGCGGTGCCCGCAGTGCGGCGCCGAACTGGAGCTGTCCGAACGACACGTCCTCGTCACGCTGTCGCGGGAGATCGGCGGCGACGACCGCCACCACCTCTGCGACGAGGCGTGCGTGGCCGCGTGGCTCGGCGGCGAGTAG
- a CDS encoding long-chain-fatty-acid--CoA ligase produces the protein MEKPLLVTEFLDRARRNYGGHEAVLGVDGDRYTYDELGERADGFAAALQARGIEKGDRVAVLDPNTHYHLAAAYGSFQAGAIHTPLNYRLVESDFEYILNDAGVDAIYADYAYADKIEAIRDDVPTETFITNDADAVEGDWESFDEAIAESTDYDRPAMSEDEIVTINYTSGTTGDPKGVCRTHRTETIHAYQVAIHQEIRDDDTYLWTLPMFHVNGWGHIYAITGMGARHVCTRGVDQAYVFDKLRNEGVTYFCAAPTVLKMLGDYIDDHGGDPDAGQDVRVATAGAAPPEATIRTVEDGFGWYLKHVYGATETGPLITTSDARRYFDDDSDDRFAVKKTQGFGFLGTEIRVVDDDGNDVAQDGETIGEVVVRGNAVMEGYWEKPEATEEAFSERVEGYYHMGDLAVVDDNGMISIQDRKKDIIISGGENISSIEVEDTLFSHDLVDDVAVIPSPHEDWGETPKAYVVPTSGDPDDPGVSAEDLIEYAREHMAHYKAPTRIEFVKQLPKTSTGKVQKYELRQEEWEDEERMVGQG, from the coding sequence ATGGAGAAACCGCTGTTAGTGACGGAGTTCCTCGACCGCGCCCGACGGAACTACGGGGGGCACGAGGCCGTCCTCGGGGTCGACGGCGACCGCTACACGTACGACGAGCTGGGCGAGCGCGCCGACGGCTTCGCGGCGGCGCTGCAGGCGCGGGGGATCGAGAAGGGCGACCGCGTCGCCGTCCTCGACCCGAACACCCACTACCACCTGGCGGCCGCCTACGGCAGCTTCCAGGCGGGGGCGATCCACACGCCGTTGAACTACCGGCTCGTGGAGTCGGACTTCGAGTACATCCTGAACGACGCGGGCGTCGACGCCATCTACGCGGACTACGCGTACGCCGACAAGATCGAGGCGATCCGCGACGACGTGCCGACGGAGACGTTCATCACCAACGACGCCGACGCCGTCGAGGGCGACTGGGAGTCGTTCGACGAGGCGATCGCTGAGTCGACCGACTACGACCGTCCGGCGATGTCCGAAGACGAGATCGTGACGATCAACTACACCTCCGGCACCACCGGCGACCCGAAAGGGGTGTGCCGCACCCACCGGACGGAGACGATCCACGCCTACCAGGTCGCGATCCACCAGGAGATCCGCGACGACGACACCTACCTCTGGACGCTGCCGATGTTCCACGTGAACGGCTGGGGCCACATCTACGCCATCACGGGGATGGGCGCGCGCCACGTCTGCACCCGCGGCGTCGACCAGGCGTACGTGTTCGACAAACTCCGGAACGAGGGCGTGACGTACTTCTGTGCCGCCCCGACCGTCCTGAAGATGCTCGGCGACTACATCGACGACCACGGCGGCGACCCCGACGCCGGGCAGGACGTCCGCGTCGCCACCGCGGGCGCCGCGCCGCCGGAGGCGACGATCCGGACGGTGGAAGACGGCTTCGGCTGGTACCTCAAACACGTGTACGGCGCCACCGAGACGGGGCCGCTCATCACCACCAGCGACGCGCGGCGCTACTTCGACGACGACAGCGACGACCGCTTCGCGGTGAAGAAGACGCAGGGCTTCGGCTTCCTCGGCACGGAGATCCGCGTCGTCGACGACGACGGGAACGACGTCGCGCAAGACGGCGAGACCATCGGCGAGGTGGTCGTCCGCGGCAACGCGGTGATGGAGGGGTACTGGGAGAAGCCCGAGGCCACCGAGGAGGCGTTCTCCGAGCGCGTCGAGGGGTACTACCACATGGGCGACCTCGCGGTCGTCGACGACAACGGGATGATCTCCATCCAGGACCGCAAGAAGGACATCATCATCTCCGGCGGTGAGAACATCTCCTCCATCGAGGTAGAGGACACGCTGTTCAGCCACGACCTCGTCGACGACGTGGCGGTGATCCCCTCGCCCCACGAGGACTGGGGGGAGACGCCGAAGGCGTACGTCGTGCCGACGAGCGGCGACCCCGACGACCCCGGGGTGTCGGCCGAGGACCTGATCGAGTACGCCCGCGAGCACATGGCCCACTACAAGGCACCCACCCGCATCGAGTTCGTGAAACAGCTCCCGAAGACCTCCACCGGGAAGGTCCAGAAGTACGAACTCCGGCAGGAGGAGTGGGAGGACGAAGAGCGGATGGTCGGACAGGGGTAG
- a CDS encoding haloacid dehalogenase type II: protein MADTETLCFDMYGTLCDTSSVTGALAAELDASDALVSRIDETWRAKQLQYSYQSALMEAYQPFWDVTADALDYALAQWGVAADDATREAILASYEHLDPYPDAVDTLTRLSEAGHTVTVLSNGNPGMLETLAENAGLAPHLDDVISADEVSTFKPNPAVYENAAARTDTPIADCRLVSGNAWDVAGAGNAGMATAWVDRANDPFERIGVEPSLTVDGLAGVADELA from the coding sequence ATGGCCGACACGGAGACGCTGTGTTTCGACATGTACGGGACGCTGTGTGACACGAGTAGCGTGACCGGGGCGCTCGCGGCCGAACTCGACGCCAGCGACGCGCTGGTCTCCCGGATCGACGAGACGTGGCGGGCGAAACAGCTCCAGTACTCCTACCAGTCGGCGCTGATGGAGGCGTACCAGCCGTTCTGGGACGTGACCGCCGACGCGCTCGACTACGCGCTCGCCCAGTGGGGCGTCGCGGCCGACGACGCGACGCGCGAGGCGATCCTCGCCTCGTACGAACACCTCGACCCGTACCCCGACGCCGTCGACACCCTGACCCGGCTCTCGGAGGCGGGCCACACCGTCACCGTGCTGTCGAACGGTAACCCGGGGATGCTGGAGACGCTCGCGGAGAACGCGGGGCTGGCGCCGCACCTCGACGACGTGATCAGCGCCGACGAGGTGTCGACGTTCAAGCCGAACCCCGCGGTGTACGAGAACGCGGCCGCGCGGACCGACACGCCGATCGCCGACTGCCGGCTCGTCTCGGGGAACGCGTGGGACGTCGCCGGCGCGGGCAACGCGGGGATGGCGACGGCGTGGGTCGACCGCGCGAACGACCCGTTCGAGCGCATCGGCGTCGAGCCGTCGCTCACGGTCGACGGGCTGGCTGGCGTCGCCGACGAACTGGCCTGA
- a CDS encoding fructosamine kinase family protein, with amino-acid sequence MNATTRERVEGWAGCAVASATLLDGGEVGTVCRVDLADGRRVAVKTGPTDPTVEARMLRHLAEEGGLRVPDVYHADDEVLVLEYVAGDGAAAVTPAVERDLAERLASLHATTADAFGFPFDTLTGPYDQPNPWTDSWPAFFGEHRLAHAATQAHEEGVLPAADLKRVDALVDDLPDLLDHDPAPALIHGDVWAGNVLHDGERVTALLDPACYYGDPEVELAYVEWTETGEAAFRERYREVAGVADGYTRRAPVYRLYPLLTHLRYFGEEYLGEIRATLDELGY; translated from the coding sequence GTGAACGCGACCACGCGCGAGCGGGTCGAGGGGTGGGCCGGCTGCGCCGTCGCGTCGGCGACGCTGCTCGACGGCGGCGAGGTCGGGACGGTGTGCCGCGTCGACCTCGCCGACGGGCGCCGGGTCGCCGTCAAGACCGGCCCGACCGACCCGACCGTGGAGGCACGAATGCTCCGCCATCTCGCCGAGGAGGGCGGCCTCCGCGTTCCCGACGTGTACCACGCCGACGACGAGGTGCTCGTGCTGGAGTACGTCGCCGGCGACGGCGCGGCCGCGGTGACCCCGGCCGTCGAACGCGACCTCGCCGAGCGCCTCGCGAGCCTGCACGCGACGACCGCCGACGCGTTCGGCTTCCCGTTCGACACGCTCACCGGCCCGTACGACCAGCCGAACCCGTGGACCGACTCGTGGCCGGCGTTCTTCGGGGAGCACCGTCTCGCGCACGCGGCGACGCAGGCCCACGAGGAGGGCGTGCTCCCGGCGGCGGACCTGAAGCGGGTCGACGCGCTCGTCGACGACCTCCCCGACCTGCTCGACCACGACCCGGCTCCGGCGCTGATCCACGGCGACGTGTGGGCCGGCAACGTCCTCCACGACGGCGAGCGCGTGACGGCGCTGCTCGACCCGGCCTGTTACTACGGCGACCCGGAGGTGGAACTCGCGTACGTCGAGTGGACGGAGACGGGCGAGGCGGCGTTCCGCGAGCGCTACCGCGAGGTCGCCGGCGTCGCCGACGGCTACACGCGTCGAGCGCCGGTGTACCGGCTGTACCCGCTGCTCACACACCTCCGCTACTTCGGCGAGGAGTACCTCGGCGAGATCCGGGCGACGCTCGACGAACTCGGCTACTGA
- a CDS encoding GNAT family N-acetyltransferase, with the protein MDLRDATTEDVDGIRETARASLTASYGHALSEDLIAESVERWYDAGEVAENLDGEDAVFVVAVEDGDVVGFVQSYLVERREPVGELDWLHVHPDHRGKGIGDDLLHRAETELLERGAERIEGRVLAANESGAEFYEGEGFSKIGERTVEIGGEPFVEQVFARFPSGGEQVLTEARVTADGDRVYVAYDEADRASMAPFYATYVDRERTERLGYICGNCDSVDVTVDTMDRVQCGECGNKRKASRWDAAYL; encoded by the coding sequence ATGGACCTACGAGACGCGACGACCGAGGACGTCGACGGCATCCGGGAGACGGCGCGCGCGTCGTTGACGGCCTCCTACGGACACGCCCTCTCCGAGGACCTCATCGCCGAGTCCGTCGAGCGGTGGTACGACGCCGGGGAGGTGGCGGAGAACCTCGACGGCGAGGACGCGGTGTTCGTGGTGGCCGTCGAGGACGGCGACGTAGTCGGCTTCGTCCAGAGCTACCTCGTCGAGCGCCGCGAGCCGGTCGGGGAGTTGGACTGGCTCCACGTCCACCCCGACCACCGCGGGAAGGGGATCGGCGACGACCTGCTCCACCGCGCGGAGACGGAACTGTTGGAGCGCGGCGCCGAGCGCATCGAGGGGCGCGTGCTCGCGGCCAACGAGTCGGGCGCGGAGTTCTACGAGGGCGAGGGGTTCTCGAAGATCGGCGAGCGGACCGTCGAGATCGGCGGCGAGCCGTTCGTCGAGCAGGTGTTCGCCCGGTTCCCCAGCGGCGGCGAGCAGGTGTTGACGGAGGCGCGCGTCACCGCCGACGGCGACCGGGTGTACGTCGCCTACGACGAGGCCGACCGCGCGTCGATGGCGCCGTTCTACGCGACGTACGTCGACCGCGAGCGCACAGAGCGGCTGGGGTACATCTGCGGCAACTGCGACAGCGTCGACGTGACCGTCGACACGATGGACCGCGTGCAGTGCGGCGAGTGCGGGAACAAGCGGAAGGCGAGCCGCTGGGACGCGGCGTACCTCTGA
- a CDS encoding P-loop NTPase: protein MDGRVLAVVGAKGGVGKTTTSLNLAAALAEDGRAVAVVEADLAMANAVDFLDIRVNGGRTLHDVLAGGAGVADATYPAPGGFDVVPSGVDLDGFVQSDLDRFPSAMDALKARYDVVLVDTAAGVSRETVVPMSGADASVLVSTPRVASIRDADKTMTVAERADAPVGGVVLTKSGTGRSPPADRIAAFLDTELLGHVPHDESIPKAQDAGQPAVSYRPHSAAADAYREVAAALRKRPDMLGMTVTTNTGGFRFGDGDDGTDAFADGGAGEPGADGFTNPFG, encoded by the coding sequence ATGGACGGACGCGTGCTCGCCGTCGTCGGCGCCAAGGGGGGCGTCGGCAAGACGACGACGAGCCTCAACCTCGCCGCCGCGCTCGCCGAGGACGGCCGCGCCGTCGCGGTCGTCGAGGCGGACCTGGCGATGGCGAACGCGGTGGACTTCCTCGACATCCGCGTCAACGGCGGGCGGACCCTCCACGACGTACTCGCGGGCGGGGCGGGCGTCGCCGACGCCACCTACCCCGCCCCCGGCGGCTTCGACGTGGTCCCGAGCGGCGTCGATCTCGACGGCTTCGTGCAGTCGGACCTGGACCGGTTCCCGTCGGCGATGGACGCGCTGAAGGCGCGCTACGACGTCGTGCTCGTGGACACGGCCGCCGGCGTCAGCCGCGAGACGGTCGTGCCGATGTCGGGGGCCGACGCCTCGGTGCTCGTGTCGACGCCGCGGGTCGCCTCGATCCGCGACGCCGACAAGACGATGACCGTCGCCGAGCGCGCCGACGCCCCCGTGGGCGGCGTCGTGCTCACGAAGTCCGGGACGGGCCGGTCGCCGCCCGCCGACCGCATCGCGGCGTTCCTCGACACGGAGTTGCTCGGCCACGTCCCCCACGACGAGTCGATCCCGAAAGCCCAAGACGCCGGCCAGCCGGCCGTCTCCTACCGCCCGCACAGCGCCGCCGCGGACGCCTACCGGGAGGTCGCCGCCGCACTCCGCAAGCGGCCCGACATGCTCGGGATGACCGTGACGACCAACACCGGCGGCTTCCGCTTCGGCGACGGCGACGACGGGACCGACGCGTTCGCGGACGGCGGCGCCGGCGAACCGGGCGCCGACGGCTTCACCAACCCCTTCGGGTAG
- a CDS encoding substrate-binding protein: MARDTTALSRRDVLKTSGAAGVAGLAGLAGCTGGGGGDSEYPALGNYPVEGDEVVFGFNVPQSGSYSQEGADELRGYNLAVEHLNNGGGWVDDWEDLSGEGVLDKTVTAVEGDTATDPDTARQSATRMINRDNAIMITGGSSSGVAIAVQGLCQEEKVLFQCCITHSNDTTGSECVRYSFREMFNAYMTGQALAPVLRDEYGEDLNFYQLYADYSWGQTQQASMEQFFTEVGGWSQIESVPTPLGTSDYSSYLSDVPRDETDVLVLNHYGLDAANSLPQAIEAGLDQDMEIVVPLYNRLMAEAASGSIDGIFGTADWNWQLEDDASQSFVEVYRAEHDRAPSYGARIAYTQTLQYAAAVERAGTFYPPEVIRQLEGHEYSGAGLGEESMRACDHQAQRDVLVMQGASEQEQTEDKLLNIVSQTPRGDIGYACDAGPAAECELGEYGDE, translated from the coding sequence ATGGCACGGGATACCACCGCACTCAGCAGACGTGACGTGCTCAAGACCTCCGGCGCAGCGGGGGTCGCAGGACTCGCAGGGCTCGCAGGCTGTACCGGCGGCGGCGGCGGGGACTCGGAGTACCCGGCGCTGGGCAACTACCCCGTCGAGGGGGACGAGGTCGTCTTCGGCTTCAACGTCCCGCAGTCCGGGTCGTACTCCCAGGAGGGGGCCGACGAGCTTCGGGGGTACAACCTCGCGGTCGAGCATCTGAACAACGGCGGCGGCTGGGTCGACGACTGGGAGGACCTCTCCGGCGAGGGCGTCCTCGACAAGACCGTCACCGCCGTCGAGGGTGACACCGCGACCGACCCCGACACCGCCCGACAGTCCGCGACGCGGATGATCAACCGCGACAACGCGATCATGATCACCGGCGGGTCGTCCTCCGGGGTCGCCATCGCGGTGCAGGGGCTGTGTCAGGAGGAGAAGGTCCTGTTCCAGTGTTGCATCACCCACTCGAACGACACCACCGGGAGCGAGTGTGTCCGCTACTCCTTCCGCGAGATGTTCAACGCGTACATGACGGGGCAGGCGCTCGCGCCGGTGCTCCGTGACGAGTACGGCGAGGACCTGAACTTCTACCAGCTGTACGCCGACTACTCGTGGGGCCAGACCCAGCAGGCGTCGATGGAGCAGTTCTTCACCGAGGTCGGCGGCTGGAGTCAGATCGAGTCGGTGCCGACGCCGCTGGGCACCTCCGACTACTCGTCGTACCTCTCGGACGTCCCGCGCGACGAGACCGACGTGCTCGTCCTCAACCACTACGGGCTGGACGCGGCGAACTCGCTCCCGCAGGCGATCGAGGCCGGGTTGGACCAGGACATGGAGATCGTCGTCCCGCTGTACAACCGGCTGATGGCCGAGGCGGCCAGCGGCTCCATCGACGGCATCTTCGGCACGGCCGACTGGAACTGGCAGCTGGAGGACGACGCCTCCCAGTCGTTCGTCGAGGTGTACCGCGCCGAGCACGACCGAGCACCCAGCTACGGGGCGCGGATCGCGTACACGCAGACGCTGCAGTACGCCGCCGCCGTCGAGCGGGCCGGGACGTTCTACCCGCCCGAGGTCATCCGGCAACTGGAGGGCCACGAGTACAGCGGCGCCGGTCTCGGCGAGGAGAGCATGCGCGCCTGCGACCACCAGGCGCAGCGCGACGTCCTCGTGATGCAGGGCGCCAGCGAGCAGGAACAGACGGAGGACAAGCTGCTCAACATCGTCTCGCAGACGCCTCGCGGCGACATCGGCTACGCGTGTGACGCGGGCCCCGCCGCCGAGTGCGAGCTGGGCGAGTACGGCGACGAGTGA
- a CDS encoding acyl-CoA mutase large subunit family protein, whose product MYDDDDLAEIRENREEWESETRDPAIDAHGERKDRFATVSNLEIDDLYTPEDVADVDFDEDIGFPGEEPYTRGPYPTMYRGRTWTMRQFAGFGTAEETNERFHYLTENGQTGLSTAFDMPSLMGKDSDDPLSDGEVGKEGVAVDTLRDMEILFDGIDIGEVSTSFTINPSAPVIFAMYVALADQKGVPRDQLRGTFQNDMLKEFIAQKEWVIPPEPSLDLVTDTVEFAVEETPGIYPISVSGYHIREAGSTAIQELAFTLADGFAYVEDAVERGLDVDEVAPQLSFFFNSHNSIFEEVAKFRAGRRIYARIMDEWYGADEEASKRLKFHTQTAGQSLTAQQPLNNIVRVTIQALAGVLGGTQSLHTNSFDEALALPSEQAVRVALRTQQIIAEESGAADSVDPLAGSFMVESLTDEVEEKTMAYLEELKEMGDGSVRDGVLEGIEQGYFHREIQEASYEYQERVDDGEEVVVGVNKYTVEDDPEPDLLHVDEEVQERQLARLAEVKAERDDEAVAETLAALDEAIENDENVMPAVVDAVKAYVTMGEIMDVFEDHYGAYREKIGLAS is encoded by the coding sequence ATGTACGACGACGACGACCTCGCGGAGATCCGCGAGAACCGCGAGGAGTGGGAGTCGGAGACGCGCGACCCCGCCATCGACGCCCACGGCGAGCGGAAGGACCGTTTCGCCACCGTCTCGAACTTGGAGATCGACGACCTGTACACGCCCGAGGACGTCGCGGACGTCGACTTCGACGAGGACATCGGCTTCCCCGGCGAGGAGCCGTACACCCGCGGCCCGTACCCGACGATGTACCGCGGGCGGACGTGGACGATGCGGCAGTTCGCCGGCTTCGGCACCGCCGAGGAGACGAACGAGCGGTTCCACTACCTCACCGAGAACGGCCAGACCGGCCTGTCGACGGCGTTCGACATGCCCTCGCTGATGGGGAAGGACTCCGACGACCCGCTCTCGGACGGCGAGGTCGGCAAGGAGGGCGTCGCCGTCGACACCCTGCGCGACATGGAGATCCTGTTCGACGGCATCGACATCGGCGAGGTGTCGACCTCGTTCACGATCAACCCCAGCGCGCCGGTGATCTTCGCGATGTACGTCGCGCTCGCCGACCAGAAGGGCGTCCCCCGCGACCAGCTCCGTGGCACCTTCCAGAACGACATGCTCAAGGAGTTCATCGCGCAGAAAGAGTGGGTGATCCCCCCGGAGCCGTCGCTGGATCTGGTCACCGACACCGTCGAGTTCGCCGTCGAGGAGACGCCCGGCATCTACCCCATCTCGGTGTCGGGGTACCACATCCGCGAGGCCGGATCGACCGCGATTCAGGAACTCGCGTTCACCCTCGCGGACGGCTTCGCGTACGTCGAGGACGCCGTCGAGCGCGGGCTGGACGTCGACGAGGTGGCGCCCCAGCTGTCCTTCTTCTTCAACTCCCACAACTCCATCTTCGAGGAGGTGGCGAAGTTCCGCGCCGGCCGGCGCATCTACGCGCGGATCATGGACGAGTGGTACGGCGCCGACGAGGAGGCGTCCAAGCGCCTGAAGTTCCACACGCAGACGGCCGGGCAGTCGCTGACGGCCCAACAGCCGCTCAACAACATCGTCCGCGTCACCATCCAGGCGCTGGCGGGCGTGCTCGGCGGCACCCAGAGCCTGCACACCAACTCCTTCGACGAGGCGCTCGCGCTCCCCTCCGAGCAGGCCGTCCGCGTCGCCTTGCGCACCCAACAGATCATCGCCGAGGAGTCCGGCGCGGCCGACTCGGTCGACCCGCTCGCCGGCTCGTTCATGGTCGAGAGCCTCACCGACGAGGTCGAGGAGAAGACGATGGCGTACCTCGAGGAGCTGAAGGAGATGGGGGACGGCTCCGTCCGCGACGGCGTGCTCGAGGGGATCGAGCAGGGGTACTTCCACCGCGAGATCCAGGAAGCGAGCTACGAGTACCAGGAGCGCGTCGACGACGGCGAGGAGGTCGTCGTCGGGGTGAACAAGTACACCGTCGAGGACGACCCCGAACCGGACCTGCTCCACGTGGACGAGGAGGTGCAGGAACGCCAACTCGCCCGGCTGGCGGAGGTGAAGGCCGAGCGCGACGACGAGGCGGTCGCGGAGACGCTCGCGGCGCTGGACGAGGCCATCGAGAACGACGAGAACGTGATGCCCGCCGTCGTCGACGCGGTGAAGGCGTACGTGACGATGGGCGAGATCATGGACGTGTTCGAGGACCACTACGGCGCCTACCGCGAGAAGATCGGGCTGGCCTCGTAG
- the acs gene encoding acetate--CoA ligase: MSDDDVELEARLEEQEVFEPSESFVSQANVSDAGIYEEFEENWPECWEGAADLLDWEEPYDQVLDDSNPPFYEWFTDGTINASTNCLDRHLDERGDEAAIEWVGEPVDEDNVTLTYSELHEKVNEAAAALRDLGVGEDDVVTMYMPMIPELPIAMLACARIGAPHSVVFAGFSADALATRMNAADSEYLVTCDGYYRRGDPLDHLDKANEGLGSVEHDTDTVVVDRLGPNGDDFGHDLAADQHDWGELMAANEGATVEPVDRDAEDMLFLMYTSGTTGQPKGVKHTTGGYLAWTAWTSQAVLDIKPEDTYFCSADIGWITGHSYIVYGPLALGTTTMMYEGTPDHPDRDRLWEIVEDYEATQLYTAPTAIRAFMKWGKQYPEAHDLSSLRLLGTVGEPINPRAWKWYYKHIGDEECPVVDTWWQTETGGMMVTTLPGVKDMKPGSAGPPLPGMDIRIVDTNGDEVEPGRAGYLTVNKPWPGMLRTLYKNDERFIEEYWREYSDVDSDDPDDWVYFPEDGAKIDEDGYITVLGRVDDVINVSGHRLGTMEIESAIVGVEGVAEAAVVGGDHEVKGEAVYAYVIVEEGQEESEAFREEIVQGVLDAIGPIARPEQVIFTPELPKTRSGKIMRRLLEDIANEEELGDTSTLRNPEIVEDIRKVVQGN, from the coding sequence ATGTCAGACGATGACGTGGAACTCGAGGCCCGGCTCGAAGAACAGGAGGTGTTCGAGCCGTCCGAGTCGTTCGTCTCGCAGGCGAACGTGTCGGACGCGGGGATCTACGAGGAGTTCGAGGAGAACTGGCCGGAGTGTTGGGAGGGCGCGGCCGACCTCCTCGACTGGGAGGAGCCGTACGACCAGGTGTTGGACGACTCGAACCCGCCGTTCTACGAGTGGTTCACCGACGGCACGATCAACGCCTCGACGAACTGCCTCGACCGCCACCTCGACGAGCGCGGCGACGAGGCCGCAATCGAGTGGGTCGGCGAGCCGGTCGACGAGGACAACGTCACGCTGACCTACAGCGAACTCCACGAGAAGGTGAACGAGGCCGCGGCCGCGCTGCGGGATCTGGGCGTCGGCGAGGACGACGTCGTCACGATGTACATGCCGATGATCCCGGAGCTGCCGATCGCGATGCTGGCGTGCGCCCGCATCGGCGCGCCCCACTCGGTCGTGTTCGCCGGCTTCTCGGCGGACGCGCTGGCGACCCGGATGAACGCCGCCGACTCCGAGTACCTCGTCACCTGCGACGGCTACTACCGCCGCGGCGACCCGCTCGACCACCTCGACAAGGCCAACGAGGGGCTCGGCAGCGTCGAGCACGACACCGACACTGTGGTCGTCGACCGCCTCGGCCCGAACGGCGACGACTTCGGTCACGACCTCGCCGCCGACCAGCACGACTGGGGCGAGCTGATGGCCGCCAACGAGGGCGCGACGGTCGAACCCGTCGACCGCGACGCCGAGGACATGCTGTTCCTCATGTACACCTCCGGCACCACCGGCCAGCCGAAGGGGGTGAAACACACCACCGGGGGCTACCTCGCGTGGACCGCGTGGACCTCCCAGGCGGTGCTCGACATCAAGCCCGAGGACACGTACTTCTGCTCGGCCGACATCGGCTGGATCACGGGCCACTCGTACATCGTGTACGGGCCGCTCGCGCTCGGCACCACCACGATGATGTACGAGGGGACGCCCGACCACCCCGACCGCGACCGCCTGTGGGAGATCGTCGAGGACTACGAGGCGACCCAACTGTACACGGCTCCGACCGCCATCCGCGCGTTCATGAAGTGGGGCAAGCAGTACCCCGAGGCGCACGACCTCTCCAGCCTGCGCCTGCTCGGCACGGTCGGCGAGCCGATCAACCCGCGCGCGTGGAAGTGGTACTACAAGCACATCGGCGACGAGGAGTGCCCCGTCGTCGACACGTGGTGGCAGACAGAGACCGGCGGCATGATGGTCACCACGCTGCCGGGCGTCAAGGACATGAAGCCCGGCTCTGCGGGGCCGCCGCTGCCCGGGATGGACATCCGGATCGTCGACACCAACGGCGACGAGGTCGAACCGGGCCGCGCGGGCTACCTCACGGTGAACAAGCCGTGGCCGGGGATGCTCCGCACGCTGTACAAGAACGACGAGCGCTTCATCGAGGAGTACTGGCGCGAGTACTCCGACGTCGACTCCGACGACCCCGACGACTGGGTGTACTTCCCCGAGGACGGCGCCAAGATCGACGAGGACGGCTACATCACGGTGCTGGGCCGCGTCGACGACGTGATCAACGTCTCCGGCCACCGCCTCGGCACCATGGAGATCGAGTCGGCCATCGTCGGCGTCGAGGGCGTCGCCGAGGCCGCCGTCGTCGGCGGCGACCACGAGGTGAAAGGCGAGGCCGTCTACGCGTACGTCATCGTCGAGGAGGGCCAAGAGGAGAGCGAGGCGTTCCGCGAGGAGATCGTGCAGGGCGTGCTCGACGCCATCGGGCCGATCGCCCGCCCCGAGCAGGTGATCTTCACGCCCGAACTCCCGAAGACCCGCTCCGGGAAGATCATGCGGCGGCTGCTCGAGGACATCGCCAACGAGGAGGAACTCGGCGACACCTCGACGCTCCGCAACCCGGAGATCGTCGAGGACATCCGGAAGGTCGTCCAGGGCAACTGA
- a CDS encoding winged helix-turn-helix domain-containing protein translates to MDGVLWYVLTGTRGGENRVRIIKALEERPRNANKLAEALDLDYTTVRHHLDVLCDNDVLRKQGGDYGAIYLPTDRARQHWDTVEQIMEKVE, encoded by the coding sequence ATGGACGGCGTTCTGTGGTACGTACTCACCGGCACCCGCGGCGGTGAGAACCGCGTCCGTATCATCAAGGCGCTGGAGGAGCGCCCGCGGAACGCCAACAAACTCGCCGAGGCGTTGGATCTCGACTACACGACGGTCAGACACCACCTCGACGTGCTGTGCGACAACGACGTGCTCAGGAAACAGGGCGGCGACTACGGCGCGATCTACCTCCCGACCGACCGCGCCAGACAGCACTGGGACACCGTAGAGCAGATCATGGAGAAGGTAGAATGA